A genomic segment from Capra hircus breed San Clemente chromosome 7, ASM170441v1, whole genome shotgun sequence encodes:
- the LOC102183312 gene encoding olfactory receptor 7A17-like produces the protein MIPGNDTQDSEFLLQGLSVKPELQPLIFGLFLLMYLIAGFGNLLIILAVSSDSHLHTPMYFFLSNLSFVDICFTTTTILKMLINIQNQRKAISYEGCISQMYFYMLFAVLDDFLLTVMAYDRYVAICHPLHYTVIMNPRLCGLLVLLSWIISTLLSLLETLLVLRLSFCTDLEIPHFFCEIKQIVQLACDDTLLNDTIMYFTAVLLGGGPLAGILYSYSKITFSIHGISSPQGKYKAVSICASHLSVVSLYYCSSLGVYLSSATAPHNSHSSATASVMYTVVTPMLNPFIYSLRNKDIKRALKKLIHMAVIKREIVLGLKKHP, from the coding sequence ATGATACCAGGAAATGATACACAAGATTCAGAATTTCTTCTTCAGGGATTATCAGTGAAACCAGAGCTGCAGCCCCTCATCTTCGGGCTTTTCCTCTTAATGTACCTGATCGCTGGGTTTGGAAACCTGCTCATCATCCTGGCTGTCAGCTCAgactcccacctccacacccccatgtatttcttcctctCCAACCTGTCCTTTGTAGACATCTGTTTCACCACCACAACAATCCTAAAGATGTTAATAAATATACAGAACCAGAGAAAAGCTATATCCTATGAAGGCTGCATCAGTCAGATGTATTTTTACATGCTCTTTGCAGTGTTGGATGATTTTCTTCTGAccgtgatggcctatgaccggtatgtggccatctgccaccCCCTGCACTACACAGTCATCATGAACCCTCGACTCTGTGGACTTTTGGTTCTGCTATCTTGGATCATTAGTACCCTGCTTTCCTTGTTAGAAACCTTACTTGTGTTACGGCTGTCTTTCTGTACAGATTTGGAAATCCCTCACTTTTTCTGTGAAATCAAGCAGATTGTCCAGCTTGCCTGTGATGATACGCTTCTTAATGATACCATTATGTATTTTACAGCAGTGCTGTTGGGTGGTGGTCCCCTCGCTGGTATCCTTTACTCTTACTCTAAGATAACGTTCTCCATACATGGAATCTCGTCACCTCAGGGGAAATATAAAGCAGTCTCCATCTGTGCATCTCACCTCTCAGTTGTCTCCTTATATTATTGTTCAAGCCTAGGAGTGTACCTTAGCTCTGCTACTGCTCCCCACAACTCTCATTCAAGTGCAACAGCCTCTGTGATGTACACCGTTGTCAcacccatgctgaaccccttcaTCTACAGTCTCAGaaacaaagacataaaaagagCTCTGAAAAAACTCATTCACATGGCAGTTATAAAAAGGGAAATTGTTCTGGGTTTGAAGAAGCATCCTTGA